From the genome of Syntrophobacterales bacterium, one region includes:
- a CDS encoding virulence RhuM family protein yields MKNDELKNEIIIYTGDNGKSSVEVRMQGETVWLTQKQLAELFDTTKQNISQHINNILKDGELQTDSVVKKILTTADDGKKYQTDHYNLDMIISLGYRISSRIATNFRIWATERLKEYIVKGFTMDDERLKGTGGGNYWKELLDRIRDIRSSEKVLYRQVLDLYATSADYDPNAKESTQFFKIVQNKLHYAAHGHTAAEVIAKRADAGQPFMGLLTFSGGEVTRKDIGIAKNYLAENELKKLNNIVSAYFDLAEVKAMNQDPMRMKDWIAQLDRLIQTFDGKLLDNAGAVSHEQALQKAETEYKKYQSAAISVVERDYLETLKKAEKKLKKGRRIKKPGSES; encoded by the coding sequence ATGAAAAACGACGAACTAAAAAACGAAATAATCATTTATACGGGCGACAATGGTAAGTCGAGTGTTGAAGTACGCATGCAGGGCGAAACGGTATGGCTCACCCAAAAACAACTCGCCGAGCTTTTTGATACGACGAAACAAAATATCAGCCAGCATATAAACAACATTCTCAAGGACGGCGAATTACAGACAGATTCAGTTGTAAAGAAAATATTGACAACTGCCGATGACGGCAAAAAGTACCAAACGGATCATTACAATCTGGACATGATTATTTCTCTCGGGTATCGCATCAGCTCGCGCATCGCTACCAATTTTCGCATCTGGGCAACGGAACGACTGAAAGAATACATTGTTAAAGGCTTTACCATGGACGACGAGCGGCTCAAAGGCACGGGCGGCGGGAATTACTGGAAGGAACTGCTCGACCGCATTCGCGATATCCGCAGCAGTGAAAAAGTGCTGTATCGGCAGGTGCTCGACCTCTACGCAACCAGCGCGGACTATGACCCAAACGCGAAAGAATCCACGCAGTTTTTCAAGATCGTGCAAAACAAACTGCACTACGCCGCGCACGGACACACTGCCGCTGAGGTGATCGCCAAACGCGCCGACGCGGGTCAACCGTTCATGGGTCTGCTCACTTTTTCCGGCGGAGAAGTCACCCGGAAAGATATCGGCATCGCCAAAAATTATCTCGCCGAAAATGAGCTGAAAAAGCTCAATAACATCGTTTCCGCCTATTTTGACCTCGCGGAAGTAAAAGCCATGAATCAGGACCCGATGCGCATGAAGGACTGGATCGCGCAACTCGACCGGCTGATACAGACTTTTGACGGCAAGCTGCTGGACAATGCCGGCGCTGTAAGCCACGAGCAGGCGCTGCAAAAAGCCGAAACCGAGTACAAGAAATATCAGTCCGCAGCCATCAGCGTTGTGGAACGGGACTATCTGGAAACCCTGAAGAAGGCGGAGAAAAAACTGAAGAAGGGCCGAAGAATCAAAAAGCCGGGTTCTGAGTCATGA
- a CDS encoding restriction endonuclease subunit S codes for MKIIMNKPLNKIEKLIAELCPEGVEYSELKKVTLRTTNIKWADVDGEKFRYIDLTSVDRVTHAIAEAQTITSENAPSRAQQIVREGDVIFGTTRPMLKRYTLIPAEYDGNICSTGYCVLRPNTKRVLPNLVFHFLGTESFYAHVEANERGASYPAITDSAVKAFLIPIPPLAIQQEIVKILDTFTTLEAELEAELEAELEARKKQYEYYRDELLNIRDVEFKKLGEVGSLIRGNGLQKKDFVEDGIGCIHYGQIYTYYGTYADKTKTFVSPELAKKLKKAQKGDVLISGVSENIEDVCKPLGWLGDEICISGDMFAFRHNQNTKFITYLLQTTNFKRYKERFAHGAKVIRVKQDKILDYKIPIPPLAEQERIVAILDKFDALVTDISVGLPAELNARRKQYEYYRNKLLTFEPLEKDHANQ; via the coding sequence ATGAAGATCATCATGAATAAACCTTTGAATAAAATCGAAAAACTGATCGCCGAGCTTTGTCCCGAGGGGGTGGAGTACTCTGAGCTTAAGAAGGTCACTCTGCGCACGACCAACATCAAATGGGCTGATGTGGATGGTGAAAAGTTCAGATATATCGACCTTACATCTGTTGATCGGGTTACGCACGCAATCGCCGAGGCCCAGACTATCACCAGCGAAAATGCACCAAGCAGAGCACAACAAATAGTTCGCGAAGGGGATGTGATATTCGGAACGACGCGGCCAATGCTCAAACGGTACACGCTAATTCCAGCCGAATACGATGGCAACATATGTAGTACTGGCTATTGTGTTCTTCGACCAAACACAAAACGGGTACTTCCAAATCTCGTCTTCCATTTTCTTGGTACTGAATCGTTCTATGCCCATGTAGAAGCAAATGAGCGGGGTGCAAGTTATCCGGCAATTACAGATAGTGCGGTAAAGGCGTTTCTCATCCCCATTCCGCCCCTTGCCATCCAACAAGAGATCGTGAAAATTCTGGATACCTTTACCACGCTGGAGGCGGAGCTGGAGGCGGAGCTGGAGGCGGAGCTGGAGGCGCGAAAGAAGCAGTATGAGTATTATCGGGATGAGCTGTTGAATATAAGAGATGTTGAGTTCAAAAAATTAGGTGAAGTCGGATCTTTGATTAGAGGAAACGGCTTGCAGAAAAAAGATTTTGTTGAAGATGGAATTGGGTGCATACACTACGGCCAGATTTATACATATTACGGGACCTATGCCGACAAAACGAAAACGTTTGTTTCGCCAGAATTAGCAAAGAAATTAAAAAAGGCTCAGAAGGGCGATGTGCTAATATCAGGTGTGAGTGAAAATATTGAGGATGTATGTAAACCCTTGGGTTGGCTCGGTGATGAGATTTGTATTAGCGGAGATATGTTTGCATTTCGCCATAATCAAAACACTAAATTCATAACTTACTTATTACAGACAACAAATTTCAAAAGATACAAAGAGCGATTTGCGCATGGGGCTAAAGTAATTCGTGTAAAACAAGATAAAATTCTTGATTATAAAATCCCCATCCCGCCTCTTGCCGAACAAGAACGCATCGTTGCCATTCTCGACAAATTCGACGCTCTGGTGACTGATATTTCGGTCGGCTTACCGGCTGAACTCAATGCCCGGCGTAAACAATACGAATACTACCGAAACAAGCTGCTGACTTTTGAGCCATTGGAAAAAGACCATGCCAACCAATAG